A genome region from Hymenobacter tibetensis includes the following:
- the ilvC gene encoding ketol-acid reductoisomerase, translating to MAQINFGGVDETVVTREEFPLEKALDVLKNETIAVIGYGVQGPGQALNMRDNGFNVIVGQREDSPSWERALKDGWVEGETLFSIEEAAERGTIICNLLSDAGQIALWPTLKAKLTPGKTLYFSHGFGITFNDQTNIIPPADVDVILVAPKGSGTSLRRLFVAGGGLNSSFAVYQDATGKAYEKVVAMGIGVGSGYLFETDFKKEVYSDLTGERGVLMGALAGIIEAQYQVLRQRGHSPSEAFNETVEELTQSLVPLVGENGMDWMFSNCSVTAQRGALDWKGRFREATLPVLNELYDSVASGKEAERTIQRGSTPNYRSELETELKEVRDSELWQTGATVRQLRSKAAEKVEELS from the coding sequence ATGGCACAAATCAATTTTGGCGGAGTAGACGAAACTGTAGTTACCCGCGAGGAATTTCCTTTGGAAAAGGCGCTGGACGTTCTCAAAAACGAAACTATTGCCGTAATCGGGTACGGGGTGCAGGGTCCCGGCCAGGCGCTCAACATGCGCGACAACGGGTTCAACGTCATTGTTGGCCAGCGCGAAGATTCTCCGTCGTGGGAGCGGGCGCTGAAAGATGGTTGGGTGGAAGGCGAAACGCTGTTCTCGATTGAGGAAGCGGCGGAGCGCGGCACCATCATCTGCAACCTGCTCTCCGATGCCGGCCAAATTGCGCTGTGGCCCACGCTGAAAGCCAAGCTGACACCCGGCAAAACGCTGTACTTCTCGCACGGCTTCGGCATCACCTTCAACGACCAAACCAACATCATCCCACCCGCCGATGTAGACGTGATTCTGGTAGCGCCCAAGGGCAGCGGCACCAGCCTGCGCCGCTTGTTCGTGGCCGGTGGTGGCCTCAACTCATCGTTTGCGGTGTACCAAGATGCTACGGGTAAAGCCTATGAAAAAGTAGTGGCGATGGGCATTGGTGTAGGTTCGGGTTACCTGTTTGAAACCGACTTCAAGAAGGAAGTATACTCCGACCTCACCGGTGAGCGGGGCGTGTTGATGGGCGCTTTGGCGGGTATCATTGAAGCGCAGTACCAAGTGTTGCGCCAGCGCGGCCACTCGCCTTCCGAAGCCTTCAACGAAACCGTGGAAGAACTCACCCAAAGCCTCGTGCCGCTGGTAGGTGAGAACGGCATGGACTGGATGTTCAGCAACTGCTCGGTAACCGCGCAGCGCGGCGCCCTCGACTGGAAAGGCCGCTTCCGCGAAGCCACCCTACCCGTCCTCAACGAGCTATACGACAGCGTAGCTTCTGGCAAAGAAGCCGAGCGCACCATTCAGCGCGGTTCTACCCCCAACTACCGCTCGGAGCTGGAAACTGAACTCAAAGAAGTGCGCGACTCCGAGTTGTGGCAGACCGGCGCCACCGTACGTCAGCTCCGCTCGAAAGCCGCGGAAAAAGTGGAAGAGTTAAGCTAG
- the ilvA gene encoding threonine ammonia-lyase IlvA yields the protein MEKEVAAPLAVTLENVEQAARNLKGVIYKTPLLQNHGLSRTYNATVLLKREDLQVVRSYKIRGAYHKMLTLPPISGEREIVCASAGNHAQGVAYACQMLGLKGYIFMPAATPAQKVDKVRLFGKEYVEVVLTGASFDDSFRSAREFCDERGSTFIHPFDDLAIVEGQATVGLEILKAATVPIDYCFMPIGGGGLASGVASVFRQLSPSTKLIGVQPLGAPSMYSAIRGNQHAALASIDSFVDGAAVKCPGQLTYEICRELLDEVVLVPEGQICQDLLKMYNEEGIVLEPAGTLTISALHQFREQIKGKTVVCVVSGSNNDITRMEDIKERAMQHQGLKHYFMVTFNQAPGALRRFVNNVLHEGDDIIQFQYIKKNNKEKGPVFIGVEVKQPHDVEGIKARMAEEGFAFEYLNGKQDFLALLV from the coding sequence ATGGAAAAGGAAGTAGCCGCGCCGCTGGCCGTGACGCTGGAAAATGTGGAGCAGGCCGCGCGCAACCTGAAAGGCGTCATCTATAAAACCCCGCTGCTGCAAAACCACGGCCTCTCGCGCACCTACAACGCGACGGTGCTGCTGAAGCGGGAAGATTTGCAAGTGGTGCGCTCCTACAAGATTCGGGGCGCCTACCATAAGATGCTCACGCTGCCGCCCATTAGCGGGGAGCGGGAAATAGTGTGCGCCAGCGCCGGCAACCATGCGCAAGGCGTGGCTTATGCCTGCCAGATGCTCGGTTTGAAAGGCTACATTTTCATGCCCGCTGCCACGCCCGCCCAAAAGGTGGACAAAGTGCGGCTCTTCGGTAAAGAATACGTGGAAGTGGTGCTCACCGGCGCCAGCTTCGACGATTCGTTCCGCTCCGCCCGCGAGTTCTGCGACGAGCGGGGCAGCACCTTCATTCATCCCTTCGACGACCTTGCTATTGTTGAAGGCCAAGCCACCGTCGGCCTGGAAATCCTGAAAGCCGCCACCGTCCCTATCGACTACTGCTTCATGCCCATCGGCGGCGGCGGACTAGCCTCAGGTGTGGCCAGCGTGTTCCGGCAGCTCAGCCCCTCTACCAAGCTCATCGGCGTGCAGCCCTTGGGGGCACCTTCCATGTACTCGGCCATCCGCGGCAACCAGCACGCCGCCTTAGCCAGCATTGACAGTTTCGTGGACGGCGCGGCCGTGAAGTGCCCCGGCCAGCTGACCTACGAAATCTGCCGCGAGCTGCTCGATGAGGTGGTGCTGGTGCCGGAAGGCCAAATCTGCCAGGACTTGCTGAAGATGTACAACGAGGAAGGCATCGTGCTCGAACCGGCCGGTACGCTCACTATTTCGGCGCTGCACCAGTTTCGGGAGCAAATCAAAGGCAAAACGGTGGTGTGCGTCGTCAGCGGCTCCAACAACGACATCACCCGCATGGAGGATATCAAGGAGCGCGCCATGCAGCACCAGGGCCTCAAGCACTACTTCATGGTGACCTTCAACCAGGCCCCCGGCGCCCTCCGCCGCTTTGTCAACAACGTGCTGCACGAAGGCGACGACATCATCCAGTTTCAGTACATCAAGAAGAACAACAAGGAAAAAGGCCCCGTCTTCATCGGCGTCGAAGTCAAACAGCCCCACGACGTAGAAGGCATCAAGGCCCGCATGGCAGAAGAAGGCTTTGCCTTCGAATACCTAAACGGCAAGCAGGATTTCCTGGCGCTATTGGTGTAA
- a CDS encoding dienelactone hydrolase family protein, whose amino-acid sequence MDQRIINLFDEYTHAPLSRRDFLDRLHKLTGGAAMAAAALAVLEPGYAQAATVPEQTDDLVTEEATWPGDAGVTMKGYLVHPKGKKKLGAVVVIHENRGLTPHIKDVTRRVAQAGYLALGVDALSVFGGTPANEDEGRTMIGKLDKQQNLNNYLAALTYLRGRKDSNGKTGCVGFCWGGAMANSLAVAEPKLNAAVAYYGTQPKAEDVPKIKATLLLHYAGLDERVNAGKDAYEAALKANNIKYEQYVYEGVNHAFNNDSSPARYNAEAAKLAWDRTLKLFKEKLA is encoded by the coding sequence ATGGACCAGCGCATTATCAACCTGTTCGACGAGTACACCCACGCCCCTCTCAGCCGCCGCGACTTCCTAGACCGCCTACACAAGCTAACCGGCGGCGCGGCTATGGCTGCAGCAGCGCTGGCCGTGCTGGAGCCCGGCTATGCCCAAGCCGCCACAGTACCCGAGCAAACCGATGACCTCGTGACTGAAGAAGCAACGTGGCCCGGCGACGCCGGCGTGACCATGAAAGGCTACTTGGTGCACCCGAAGGGTAAGAAAAAACTAGGCGCTGTAGTAGTGATTCACGAAAACCGCGGCCTCACGCCTCACATCAAGGACGTAACGCGCCGCGTGGCGCAGGCGGGGTACCTAGCCTTGGGCGTTGATGCGCTGTCGGTATTTGGCGGCACGCCTGCCAACGAGGATGAAGGCCGCACCATGATCGGCAAGCTGGATAAGCAGCAGAACTTGAACAACTACTTAGCAGCCCTCACCTACCTGCGCGGCCGTAAAGACTCGAACGGCAAAACCGGGTGCGTCGGCTTCTGTTGGGGCGGGGCCATGGCCAACAGCCTAGCCGTAGCTGAGCCCAAGCTCAACGCCGCCGTGGCTTACTACGGTACCCAGCCCAAAGCTGAAGACGTGCCCAAAATCAAAGCCACTCTCCTACTCCACTACGCTGGCCTCGATGAGCGGGTAAACGCTGGCAAAGACGCCTACGAAGCTGCCCTCAAAGCCAACAACATCAAGTACGAGCAGTACGTGTACGAAGGCGTCAACCACGCTTTCAACAACGATTCCTCCCCTGCACGTTACAACGCCGAAGCTGCTAAACTCGCATGGGACCGGACGCTGAAGTTATTCAAAGAGAAGCTAGCATAG